DNA from Rubripirellula lacrimiformis:
TCGTCACATACACATCCGGACACGGCGATATCGGACTGGCCTACGAGGGCGGTGAATTGGAACTTCACTATCACTTTGGCGATGGCGCCATCCTGGATGGCGTTTCCTTGATCGGGGATGCCGAGTTTGACCCCGCCGGCGCCGTCGTGTGGGTGAGCGACGACGCTCGCTCTACCACGACAAGCTCAATCGCGTTCTTGGGCACGAAAGCTGGTGATTCCGTATGGAGGTTGCCTCAGTCCAACACTGCGGGGCTCCCTTTCCTGGGAATTGCCGCCGAAGAACTGCTGCCGGCAGAGTTTTCCGCTGCAACCCTGCAATTGACTTCTTTCGATGGACCCGGGGAATTTGCACTGTGGCAGTCCGGCGGTTTCGGTGGTGCCGATGTGTTCTGGCAATCCAACAATGGTTTGGATTCGTCCGATTTGTTGCCGCTGACGATCGGCGGGCACGATCACTTTAACTTTGGGTTCACCAGCGAAGGCGTTTACGACCTGGGGGTGACCGCGGTTGCCAACCTAGCCGCAGGCGGGACCGTCAGCGATTTTGGGACGCTGCGATTCATGGTCGGTGACGCCGCAGTGGCGGTACCGGAACCGGCGTCGTTTGTCGCGATCGCAGCGCTGGGCGTCACCGGATGGGCGGTTCGTCGACGTCGTCGGCGACATGCCCGGCGCCGCTAAGTGGCACGGGAAGGCGTTGGTCATGGTCATCGTGGACGTCGATTTCAATGTCAGCCTCCGTATCGTCCACAGGGTTCTGGCCCGATGGGGATGGCTGACGGCTTAGTTGTGATTCGATTTCCCGGGCGACCAAGGACAGTCGGATTCGGATGGAATCCGTGTCGTCGACCATGCACAGGTCGACGGTTTCGCTAGCGGTGCGAAGGAAGGTCCAGGCCTTCTTTGCGTCGCCGCGACCGATCCAAATTCGGGCAACCCGGTTCCAACGCTCGGCAGCTTGGTGAGGGGATCCGGCCTGTTGGTAGGCCGCCGCTGCTAGTTCCAGCGTTCCCGGAATCTCGCGATAGTTGCCTGCCAAACGGAGGTGGCGGGCTTCGCGATCAAAATGCGAAGCCGCCTGGATGTATTCTTCTTTGGCAACATGGATCAACGCAGCGACGTCGTGCAGTTCGGCATGCAGTTCGTGACTGCATACATCGCCGGCTAGTTCGCATCCACATGCAAAATGTCGGGCTGCGGCGGATAGGTCGAATTGTTCGGCAGCCAAACGGGCTCGCGCCAGGTGGATCTGTGCTTGGAACTCGTGCTGACATTCCTCGTCGGCCCGCTTGGCTTGAATCTTGGCGCCGATGCAGGGCACGCCTTCCAGCGGACATTGACGGCATCCGTCGGCGGTTGGGCAGCCGCATTTTGCGTCGCCGTCGTCGCAGGGGGCTGCGGAACAGGTGCTTTGGTCTAAACAATACGCTGCATCGTTGAAACGACGTTGCTCGGTCGCGATGCGAGCTTGCAATAGCCACGCGTTGCCACGGGACTGGCCACCCCGACCCAGTTCGTGGTGCGCATCGGCAAGCCAGTCGCGAGCCAAGTCGCTGCGGCCATCACTGGTCAGGCATGCGGCTAAGTTGTATGCCGCGTTGCCCGATTCCGTCGGGTCGTCCATCGCCCAAGCCCGCAGCAGCGCCGATTGGTACTTGGCGATCGCCCGCTCGATGTCACCTTCGGCATACTGTTCTCGGCCGTCTTCGGCCAATCGGCGAACTCGCGAATCGACGACCGGGACCGCTTTGGGGGCCGTGCGGCAACCGGCCGGCAAGATCACCACGCAGGCAAACATCATCCACGCCAACCATGCCGGTCGGCGAGCGGATGAGAATAAGTTTGGGCGGGGCAGGGGAGTTGTCACCGTGCAAATCCTCCGCGGACGGTCGACGGCGAAACTTGCTGAGTCGACGTGGGGCGTTGGCTGGATCGACGCAGCAACCAATGGCCACGGATCTCGCCGACCAAGTCCTGTGTCTCGTTGACCGTATCGTTGACTCGCGCGGTCGTCCCGGGCAGTTCTTCGGCTTCGCCCCGTACGATCTGGACCACTTGCCGGCTTTCGATCGCCAACTGCCGGACCTGTTCCGATGCCTGTTGCAGTTGTTCCAGTGTTTCGGCAATGTCGACGCCGACATCGGATGAAGTTTGATTGGCAGTC
Protein-coding regions in this window:
- a CDS encoding choice-of-anchor M domain-containing protein; this encodes MNKFLQAFPILIAVLVLLLPRTASADVVTYTSGHGDIGLAYEGGELELHYHFGDGAILDGVSLIGDAEFDPAGAVVWVSDDARSTTTSSIAFLGTKAGDSVWRLPQSNTAGLPFLGIAAEELLPAEFSAATLQLTSFDGPGEFALWQSGGFGGADVFWQSNNGLDSSDLLPLTIGGHDHFNFGFTSEGVYDLGVTAVANLAAGGTVSDFGTLRFMVGDAAVAVPEPASFVAIAALGVTGWAVRRRRRRHARRR